Proteins encoded within one genomic window of Variovorax sp. OAS795:
- a CDS encoding amino acid ABC transporter permease: MMNLDLSFYNWDVISNFVVKGFYFSIMLTIVATVGGVIFGTVLALMRLSGKKWLDAPAAIYVNGMRSIPLVMVILWFFLLVPASFYAAFGSIGSNYRSEISAVITFIAFEAAYFSEIMRAGIQSIPRGQVHAGQAVGMTYGQNMRLVVLPQAFRNMLPVLLTQTIILFQDTSLVYAIGAYDMLKGFETAGKNFGRPIEAYLLAAVVYFIMCYALSWLVKRLHKKIAIIR; this comes from the coding sequence ATGATGAATCTCGACCTGTCGTTCTACAACTGGGACGTCATCAGCAACTTCGTCGTCAAGGGCTTCTACTTCAGCATCATGCTGACGATCGTGGCCACGGTCGGCGGCGTGATCTTCGGCACCGTGCTGGCGCTCATGCGCCTGTCCGGCAAGAAGTGGCTCGACGCGCCGGCCGCCATCTACGTCAACGGCATGCGCAGCATTCCGCTCGTGATGGTGATCCTGTGGTTCTTCCTCCTGGTGCCGGCCTCGTTCTACGCGGCCTTCGGCTCCATCGGCTCGAACTACCGCTCCGAAATCTCGGCCGTGATCACCTTCATCGCATTCGAGGCGGCCTACTTCAGCGAGATCATGCGCGCGGGCATCCAGTCGATCCCGCGCGGCCAGGTGCATGCGGGCCAGGCGGTTGGCATGACCTACGGCCAGAACATGCGCCTGGTGGTGCTGCCGCAGGCCTTCCGCAACATGCTGCCGGTGCTGCTCACGCAGACCATCATCCTGTTCCAGGACACCTCGCTGGTCTACGCCATCGGCGCCTACGACATGCTCAAGGGCTTCGAGACCGCGGGCAAGAACTTCGGCCGCCCGATCGAGGCCTACCTGCTCGCTGCCGTTGTGTACTTCATCATGTGCTATGCCTTGTCGTGGCTCGTCAAGCGCCTCCACAAGAAGATTGCCATCATTCGCTGA
- a CDS encoding amino acid ABC transporter ATP-binding protein, which translates to MIEIKNVSKWYGPVQVLNDCSVSISKGDVVVVCGPSGSGKSTLIKTVNALEPFQKGEITVNGIPLHDPKTNLPKLRSKVGMVFQHFELFPHLSVTENLTIAQIKVLGRSPDEAKTRGLKMLDRVGLMAHKDKFPGQLSGGQQQRVAIARALSMDPIVMLFDEPTSALDPEMVGEVLDVMVSLAKDGMTMMVVTHEMAFARKVASRVIFIDVGGKILEDCPKDEFFSHPENRQPRTKDFLNKILQH; encoded by the coding sequence ATGATTGAAATCAAGAACGTCTCCAAGTGGTATGGCCCGGTGCAGGTGCTCAACGATTGTTCGGTGAGCATCTCCAAGGGCGACGTGGTGGTGGTGTGCGGGCCGTCGGGCTCGGGCAAGTCCACCCTCATCAAGACCGTGAACGCGCTCGAGCCCTTCCAGAAGGGCGAGATCACCGTCAACGGCATTCCGCTGCACGACCCCAAGACCAACCTGCCGAAGCTGCGTTCCAAGGTCGGCATGGTGTTCCAGCACTTCGAGCTGTTCCCGCACCTGTCGGTCACCGAGAACCTCACGATCGCCCAGATCAAGGTGCTCGGCCGCAGCCCCGACGAAGCCAAGACCCGCGGCCTCAAGATGCTCGACCGCGTGGGCCTGATGGCGCACAAGGACAAGTTCCCGGGCCAGCTCTCGGGGGGCCAGCAGCAGCGCGTGGCCATTGCCCGCGCGCTCAGCATGGACCCGATCGTGATGCTGTTCGACGAGCCCACCTCGGCGCTCGACCCCGAGATGGTCGGCGAAGTGCTCGACGTGATGGTGAGCCTGGCCAAGGACGGCATGACCATGATGGTGGTCACGCACGAAATGGCCTTCGCCCGCAAGGTGGCCAGCCGCGTGATCTTCATCGACGTGGGCGGCAAGATCCTCGAAGACTGCCCGAAGGACGAGTTCTTCAGCCATCCTGAAAATCGCCAGCCGCGCACGAAGGATTTCCTGAACAAGATCCTGCAGCACTGA
- a CDS encoding nucleoside hydrolase, translated as MPHTLIIDTDPGADDVIALLFAMAAPEALALQALTTVAGNVPLAKTSRNARLACEWAGRPDIPVYAGAERPLQRTPIHAANIHGREGITGVDVHEPAAPLAEGHAVDYLVRTLRAAPERSVTLAMLGPQTNLALALGQAPDIARGLRELVLMAGAHFNGGNITPTAEFNVFADPHAAEAVLQCGVPITMLPLDATHKILTSDARIARLRSIGNRAGRIVADILDAYAPEEMRHYGMPGGPVHDATVIAYLLQPSLFTGRLVNVEVDSREGMGFGQTVADWHGSLKRPANVNWIVDGDAEGFFDLLARHIARLP; from the coding sequence ATGCCCCACACCCTGATCATCGACACGGACCCCGGCGCGGACGACGTGATCGCGCTGCTGTTCGCCATGGCGGCGCCCGAGGCACTGGCGCTCCAGGCGCTGACCACGGTGGCCGGCAATGTCCCGCTGGCCAAGACCTCGCGCAATGCGCGCCTCGCCTGCGAATGGGCCGGCCGGCCGGACATTCCGGTGTATGCCGGCGCGGAACGCCCGCTGCAGCGCACGCCCATCCATGCAGCCAACATCCACGGCCGCGAGGGCATCACCGGCGTCGACGTGCATGAACCTGCCGCGCCCCTGGCCGAGGGCCATGCCGTCGACTACCTGGTCCGCACGCTGCGCGCGGCGCCCGAGCGCAGCGTGACGCTCGCCATGCTCGGCCCGCAGACCAACCTCGCACTGGCCCTCGGGCAAGCGCCCGACATCGCACGGGGCCTGCGCGAACTGGTGCTCATGGCCGGCGCGCATTTCAACGGCGGCAACATCACGCCGACCGCAGAGTTCAACGTGTTCGCCGACCCGCATGCGGCCGAAGCGGTGCTGCAATGCGGCGTGCCGATCACCATGCTGCCGCTCGATGCGACGCACAAGATCCTGACCAGCGACGCGCGCATTGCGCGGTTGCGCAGCATCGGCAACCGGGCCGGCAGGATCGTCGCAGACATCCTCGACGCCTATGCGCCAGAGGAAATGCGGCACTACGGCATGCCCGGCGGCCCGGTGCACGACGCCACCGTCATCGCCTACCTGCTGCAGCCCTCGCTCTTCACCGGCAGGCTGGTCAACGTCGAAGTCGACAGCCGCGAAGGCATGGGTTTCGGCCAGACGGTGGCCGACTGGCATGGCAGCCTGAAGCGTCCCGCCAACGTGAACTGGATCGTGGACGGCGATGCAGAGGGCTTCTTCGACCTGCTGGCCAGGCACATCGCGCGGCTGCCTTGA